One Solanum lycopersicum chromosome 2, SLM_r2.1 genomic region harbors:
- the LOC101253152 gene encoding large ribosomal subunit protein eL32z: MAVPLLNKKVVKKRVKRFIRPQSDRRITVKESWRRPKGIDSRVRRKFKGCVLMPNIGYGSDKKTRHYLPNGFKKFVVHNASELEILMMHNRTYCAEIAHNVSTRKRKEIVERAAQLDVVITNKLARLHSQEDE; encoded by the exons ATGGCCGTGCCTCTGCTTAACAAGAAGGTCGTGAAGAAGAGAGTGAAGAGGTTCATTAGACCTCAGAGTGACCGAAGAATCACTGTCAAG GAAAGCTGGCGCAGACCCAAGGGTATTGATTCTAGAGTGAGGAGAAAGTTCAAGGGATGTGTCTTGATGCCCAATATTGGATACGGGTCAGACAAGAAGACTCGCCACTATCTTCCCAATGGCTTCAAGAAGTTCGTCGTGCATAATGCTAGCGAGCTTGAGATCCTAATGATGCACAACAG AACTTACTGTGCAGAAATCGCACACAATGTTTCCACTAGGAAGAGGAAAGAGATTGTCGAGCGAGCTGCCCAACTTGATGTTGTCATAACAAACAAGCTTGCTAGGTTGCACAGCCAGGAGGATGAATGA
- the LOC101252841 gene encoding protection of telomeres protein 1b-like isoform X3, whose protein sequence is MPGLHLARKLISSASLSKPVFPRNPGARMKTHGPDIYALFNKKFSSFAIFDGKNDSNILPYQCSSKYHAREQDKKFILGLMKWLVDHKIDTDLTDLHSLKEIREGERFNLICKIVHVCEVEKNKWMLLVWDGMDTPPVTIKTKLEEEMENPLPLQPVAFTLQRDILCTLPPLGTVLWVAVDRCDEKLGFNFLKSNRWVKLINIRCELHAALWRAVLMPFTKVCYLSDEDDIVLQRMRQYDERRKSKLGWMPSSSFPWPSDITETDYPNVPFVSLMRALANPKVIGKFHCVVRVVAAFPWLAEHFRSPSGVYRIRLTLEDPTTRIHAYLYKEDAEKFFDGYPSVYTLTKKRNLLLGTSEGDDDSEMNDHFRNPPWIRCCLMSYHIDDNDVWGSRNFRIFATTLKA, encoded by the exons ATGCCAGGGCTGCACTTGGCCAGAAAGTTAATCTCATCGGCGTCGTTGTCGAAACCGGTCTTCCCAAGAAATCCAGGGGCACGG ATGAAAACTCATGGACCCGATATTTATGCTTTGTTCAACAAGAAGTTCTCTTCATTTGCAATATTTGACGGAAAGAATGATTCAAATATCCTCCCTTATCAATGTTCTTCTAAGTACCATGCTAGAGAGCAAGACAAGAAATTTATACTGGGTTTGATGAAGTGGTTGGTTGATCACAAGATCGATACAG atttgaCTGATTTACATTCATTGAAAGAGATCAGAGAAGGAGAACGTTTCAACTTGATCTGCAAG ATTGTTCACGTATGTGAAGTTGAAAAAAACAAGTGGATGCTTCTCGTATGGGATGGCATGGATACTCCACCGGTCACTATCAAAACAAA GCTAGAAGAAGAAATGGAAAACCCACTTCCATTGCAGCCGGTGGCCTTCACTTTGCAAAGAGATATTCTCTGTACCTTGCCACCTCTTGGAACTGTCTTGTGGGTAGCCGTTGATCGTTGCGACGAGAAACTTGGCTTTAACTTTCTCAAGAGCAATCGGTGGGTGAAACTTATTAACATTAGATGTGAACTTCATGCAGCATTGTGGCGTGCTGTCCTAATGCCCTTTACTAAGGTTTGCTACTTATCTGATGAAGATGACATCGTTTTACAGCGCATGAG GCAGTACGATGAGCGTCGTAAATCCAAATTGGGATGGATGCCTTCGTCAAGCTTTCCTTGGCCATCTGACATAACAG AGACTGACTACCCTAATGTACCTTTTGTCTCCTTGATGAGAGCTCTGGCTAATCCAAAG GTCATAGGTAAATTCCACTGTGTAGTTCGAGTGGTAGCGGCATTTCCTTGGCTAGCTGAACATTTCCGTTCCCCTTCTGGGGTTTATAGGATCAGGTTGACCCTAGAGGATCCAACTACAAGAATCCATGCATATCTGTATAAAGAGGATGCG GAAAAGTTTTTTGACGGCTACCCCTCTGTTTATACATTAACAAAAAAGAGGAATTTGTTGCTTGGAACTTCTGAAGGCGATGATGATAGTGAAATGAATGATCATTTTAGAAATCCACCCTGGATAAGGTGTTGCTTAATGTCTTACCATATCGATGACAATGATGTCTGGGGAAGTAGGAACTTTCGAATTTTTGCTACCACCCTGAAAGCATAG
- the LOC101252841 gene encoding protection of telomeres protein 1b-like isoform X1, whose amino-acid sequence MNLNSSRDDYKFLQIVDARAALGQKVNLIGVVVETGLPKKSRGTDVFCSIRIIDESYPSPGIAVNFFAETMDKLPEVLTVGDILQISQVVMKTHGPDIYALFNKKFSSFAIFDGKNDSNILPYQCSSKYHAREQDKKFILGLMKWLVDHKIDTDLTDLHSLKEIREGERFNLICKIVHVCEVEKNKWMLLVWDGMDTPPVTIKTKLEEEMENPLPLQPVAFTLQRDILCTLPPLGTVLWVAVDRCDEKLGFNFLKSNRWVKLINIRCELHAALWRAVLMPFTKVCYLSDEDDIVLQRMRQYDERRKSKLGWMPSSSFPWPSDITETDYPNVPFVSLMRALANPKVIGKFHCVVRVVAAFPWLAEHFRSPSGVYRIRLTLEDPTTRIHAYLYKEDAEKFFDGYPSVYTLTKKRNLLLGTSEGDDDSEMNDHFRNPPWIRCCLMSYHIDDNDVWGSRNFRIFATTLKA is encoded by the exons ATGAATCTCAATAGTAGCCGGGATGACTACAAGTTCCTTCAAATAGTAGATGCCAGGGCTGCACTTGGCCAGAAAGTTAATCTCATCGGCGTCGTTGTCGAAACCGGTCTTCCCAAGAAATCCAGGGGCACGG atGTCTTTTGCTCCATTAGGATCATTGATGAGTCCTACCCAAGCCCAGGGATTGCAGTTAATTTTTTTGCCGAAACTATGGATAAGCTTCCTGAAGTGCTGACTGTTGGTGATATACTTCAGATCTCTCAAGTTGTG ATGAAAACTCATGGACCCGATATTTATGCTTTGTTCAACAAGAAGTTCTCTTCATTTGCAATATTTGACGGAAAGAATGATTCAAATATCCTCCCTTATCAATGTTCTTCTAAGTACCATGCTAGAGAGCAAGACAAGAAATTTATACTGGGTTTGATGAAGTGGTTGGTTGATCACAAGATCGATACAG atttgaCTGATTTACATTCATTGAAAGAGATCAGAGAAGGAGAACGTTTCAACTTGATCTGCAAG ATTGTTCACGTATGTGAAGTTGAAAAAAACAAGTGGATGCTTCTCGTATGGGATGGCATGGATACTCCACCGGTCACTATCAAAACAAA GCTAGAAGAAGAAATGGAAAACCCACTTCCATTGCAGCCGGTGGCCTTCACTTTGCAAAGAGATATTCTCTGTACCTTGCCACCTCTTGGAACTGTCTTGTGGGTAGCCGTTGATCGTTGCGACGAGAAACTTGGCTTTAACTTTCTCAAGAGCAATCGGTGGGTGAAACTTATTAACATTAGATGTGAACTTCATGCAGCATTGTGGCGTGCTGTCCTAATGCCCTTTACTAAGGTTTGCTACTTATCTGATGAAGATGACATCGTTTTACAGCGCATGAG GCAGTACGATGAGCGTCGTAAATCCAAATTGGGATGGATGCCTTCGTCAAGCTTTCCTTGGCCATCTGACATAACAG AGACTGACTACCCTAATGTACCTTTTGTCTCCTTGATGAGAGCTCTGGCTAATCCAAAG GTCATAGGTAAATTCCACTGTGTAGTTCGAGTGGTAGCGGCATTTCCTTGGCTAGCTGAACATTTCCGTTCCCCTTCTGGGGTTTATAGGATCAGGTTGACCCTAGAGGATCCAACTACAAGAATCCATGCATATCTGTATAAAGAGGATGCG GAAAAGTTTTTTGACGGCTACCCCTCTGTTTATACATTAACAAAAAAGAGGAATTTGTTGCTTGGAACTTCTGAAGGCGATGATGATAGTGAAATGAATGATCATTTTAGAAATCCACCCTGGATAAGGTGTTGCTTAATGTCTTACCATATCGATGACAATGATGTCTGGGGAAGTAGGAACTTTCGAATTTTTGCTACCACCCTGAAAGCATAG
- the LOC101252841 gene encoding protection of telomeres protein 1b-like isoform X2 yields MNLNSSRDDYKFLQIVDARAALGQKVNLIGVVVETGLPKKSRGTDVFCSIRIIDESYPSPGIAVNFFAETMDKLPEVLTVGDILQISQVVMKTHGPDIYALFNKKFSSFAIFDGKNDSNILPYQCSSKYHAREQDKKFILGLMKWLVDHKIDTDLTDLHSLKEIREGERFNLICKIVHVCEVEKNKWMLLVWDGMDTPPVTIKTKLEEEMENPLPLQPVAFTLQRDILCTLPPLGTVLWVAVDRCDEKLGFNFLKSNRWVKLINIRCELHAALWRAVLMPFTKVCYLSDEDDIVLQRMRQYDERRKSKLGWMPSSSFPWPSDITETDYPNVPFVSLMRALANPKEKFFDGYPSVYTLTKKRNLLLGTSEGDDDSEMNDHFRNPPWIRCCLMSYHIDDNDVWGSRNFRIFATTLKA; encoded by the exons ATGAATCTCAATAGTAGCCGGGATGACTACAAGTTCCTTCAAATAGTAGATGCCAGGGCTGCACTTGGCCAGAAAGTTAATCTCATCGGCGTCGTTGTCGAAACCGGTCTTCCCAAGAAATCCAGGGGCACGG atGTCTTTTGCTCCATTAGGATCATTGATGAGTCCTACCCAAGCCCAGGGATTGCAGTTAATTTTTTTGCCGAAACTATGGATAAGCTTCCTGAAGTGCTGACTGTTGGTGATATACTTCAGATCTCTCAAGTTGTG ATGAAAACTCATGGACCCGATATTTATGCTTTGTTCAACAAGAAGTTCTCTTCATTTGCAATATTTGACGGAAAGAATGATTCAAATATCCTCCCTTATCAATGTTCTTCTAAGTACCATGCTAGAGAGCAAGACAAGAAATTTATACTGGGTTTGATGAAGTGGTTGGTTGATCACAAGATCGATACAG atttgaCTGATTTACATTCATTGAAAGAGATCAGAGAAGGAGAACGTTTCAACTTGATCTGCAAG ATTGTTCACGTATGTGAAGTTGAAAAAAACAAGTGGATGCTTCTCGTATGGGATGGCATGGATACTCCACCGGTCACTATCAAAACAAA GCTAGAAGAAGAAATGGAAAACCCACTTCCATTGCAGCCGGTGGCCTTCACTTTGCAAAGAGATATTCTCTGTACCTTGCCACCTCTTGGAACTGTCTTGTGGGTAGCCGTTGATCGTTGCGACGAGAAACTTGGCTTTAACTTTCTCAAGAGCAATCGGTGGGTGAAACTTATTAACATTAGATGTGAACTTCATGCAGCATTGTGGCGTGCTGTCCTAATGCCCTTTACTAAGGTTTGCTACTTATCTGATGAAGATGACATCGTTTTACAGCGCATGAG GCAGTACGATGAGCGTCGTAAATCCAAATTGGGATGGATGCCTTCGTCAAGCTTTCCTTGGCCATCTGACATAACAG AGACTGACTACCCTAATGTACCTTTTGTCTCCTTGATGAGAGCTCTGGCTAATCCAAAG GAAAAGTTTTTTGACGGCTACCCCTCTGTTTATACATTAACAAAAAAGAGGAATTTGTTGCTTGGAACTTCTGAAGGCGATGATGATAGTGAAATGAATGATCATTTTAGAAATCCACCCTGGATAAGGTGTTGCTTAATGTCTTACCATATCGATGACAATGATGTCTGGGGAAGTAGGAACTTTCGAATTTTTGCTACCACCCTGAAAGCATAG